In Mauremys reevesii isolate NIE-2019 linkage group 13, ASM1616193v1, whole genome shotgun sequence, the sequence CAATATAAAGatggtgtaactgagaggagaatgagAGCTGTTGACTTTAGTAAACTTACTCAGGATTTATAGATTTGTGACAGGAGAATCTGACCAAAATTGTATTGGGCCTGAGCCATATAATATGGACAGAGTGATGGATGCATGGAGAAAAAGGTGCaatagagatagatagatagatagatagatagatagatagatagatagatagatagatagatagatagatagatagattatgCCAATTTGTCTTGATTTAAAGTATCAAACTAACatgtcattttttctttttaattctcaAGATGAAATATGCTGAggaagaaaatgagaaaaaacaGCTCTGTGATTGAGTTTGTCATACTGGGATTCTCTAATCGCCCAGACACGAGTTCCATTTATTTTGTGTTATTTCTGTGCATTTACATCATCACAGTGCTGGGCAACATCctcatcattatcatcatcaatGTTGATCCGtcccttcacacccccatgtatttcttcctcaggAACTTGTCCTTCCTGGAGATCTGCTACACCTCAGTCACCCTTCCCAAGGTAATGTCCAACCTCCTCTCAGAGAATAAAGCTATTTCCCTTGCTGGTTGTGCAGTACAGATGTATTTCTTTCTATTCTTTGGTGTTACTGAATGCTGCCTCCTTGCATCTATGGCGTATGACCGCTACAGTGCTATATGCAAACCACTGCAATACATGACCATCATGAATAAGAGGGTTTGCATCCAGCTGACAGGTGGCTCATGTATCTGTGGCACCCTGGTGGCTGTGGGGCACACAACCTTCATCTTCACACTTCCTTTCTGTGGGTCCAATGTGATCAACCACTTCTTCTGTGAGATCCAGCCAGTGCTGAAGCTGGTGTGCGGGGATACCTACTGGATTGAGATCCAGATCTCTGTGGGTGCTGCCTTTGTCCTCATGATGCCTTTCATGCTGATCCTGGTGTCCTACATCTGTATCATTTCCACCATCCTTAAAATTACGTCCATCCAAGGCAGgcgcaaagccttctccacctgctcctcacaCCTCATTGTGGTCACGTTGCTCTACGGGACGGCCCTTATCATGTATGTGCGCCCCAAGTCCAGCTTCTCTCCAGATGTGAACAAGTTACTCTCTCTGTTCTACTCAGTGGGGACTCCAATCTTGAACCCCATTATCTACAGCCTcaggaacaaggaggtgaaagATGCCTTGAGAAAAACAGGGATGAATTTATGTCATCcacaaaaatagattttttttctccagctaGATTATTCCCAGGGAAATATCCCAGCTCTCAGGAGATTCTATATTGCTAAAGAGACCAAGAGATAGTTCAGCATTACAAAGAAATTTATCTAATCAAATATAGTGCTGGTCACCTTTTTCTGAAATTTGTATTAAATGACATTTTTTCATTACAATTTTGAATTTGAACAAAATAAATGAGGATTTTATTCTATTCCCTTCTGGCCTAATAATGTGTGAATCttctagaaaagaaaagaaaagaaaagaaaagaaaagaaacaaaaataatatgAAAGTACATTGCTTCCTCTTCCGATAGTTTGATGAGTTCTAATTGAAATATTTCTGCCTTTTATATAAAAATCTCCCATATTTCAATTAGAGTTGATTGAAATTTTCCAAGTTTCCCAAATATTTCTCTTCCCAAATGTTAAAGACAAAAACATGCATTGGGTAGAATAGTTTGAAAATGTTTTGCTATTATTTTTTCACCCTCGGTAGAGGCAAGTATATTTTGTAGAACTTTTTTAATTAATTGCAAAAAATGCTTTCAAAGAAATTTCAGATATCTCAAACACCATGTTATTAATTATTCTCTCCAAATTTTCAATACATTCTAATTCAGATGCATTTCAGTTCTAGACTAGAATGCCATTTATAATAGTATCATACATGGGATATCTGAAGTCTAAGAGAAATCTGCATTGCTGGTTATAGCATATTTGTTGATATTTTATCCTGGAACATGGAAAACCATTAaccacagcatctttttttcaccACAAACTTACTGTTCATCAAGGGTACATCCAGTGTGAAGTATCTGTCTCTTTCTCACAACATTTAATTTTTAAGTCCATAGAAAATCATTAGAATTCACAAAGCGTGGGTTAGGGGTTCAAGTTCCCTACACAATGAGGGGAGGGAGATTGGCAGAAATGAATGGGATCCGCAAAAGCCAGGAGGTTGGATGAGGAGCTGACTAAACTAgctacaggaactcctcacttaaagtcagcCTGGTTAACGGTGTTttgatgttaagttgctgatcaattagggaacatgctcgtttataGCTGTGCAATGCTTCCTCCTAAAatcgtttggcagccacctgttttgtccactgcttgcaggaagtgcagtccgttgcagctagctggtgggtggcTGGAGCCAAGGGGGACCAGCAGCTCCCCGTATCAGCTCTCCActtccctaagttccctgtgcagcagctgtccctcccgccactaccatgtgctgctcctgccctctgcctaggagctgctcccagagactcctgcttgctgtaccgggggagggaggaaaagaggagctaatgtcagggtgtcttcccctcccccctgcttctgCATCCCACTTACCTCATCTTCCatagggcaggggagggagcttctaggcagtagctgcaggtctcaggtctcagcaagctgatttaattaacaaggcatTGTACATAAGCCTGGGGTCatctacttaaaggggaaatgcacctTTTTTCTCTCACAcccagggtgtgtgtctctgtctgccctccctcctttcctgcaccttgtagagtgttgtgagagttaaccgtttagggctcagtcaattgctgtcaatatgatgggggctaatttagctacaacgagtcaggaaaaagatcttggagtcatcaaggatagttctctgaagaagtccacgcagtgtgtagaggcggtaaaaaaaaagcaaacagaatgttaggaattattaaaaaggggatagagaataagactgagaatatattattgcccttatataaatccatggtacacccacatctcgaatactgtgtacaaatgtggtctcctcatctaaaaaaagatatactggcactagaaaaggttgagaaaagggcaactaaaatgattaggggtttggagagggtcccatatgaggagagattaaagaggctaggactcttcagcttggaaaagagaagactaaggggggatatgatagaggtatataaaatcatgagtgatgtggagaaagtggataaggaaaagttcaTTTCTTATTcccataaaacaagaactagggatcaccaaatgaaatgaatgcgcagcaggtttaaaacaaataaaaggaagttcttcttcatgcagcgcacagtcaacttgtgggactccttacctgaggaggttgtgaaggctaggactagaacagcgtttaaaagagaactggataaattcatggtggttaagtccataaatggctatcagccaggatgggtaaggaatggtgtccctagcctctgtttgtcagaggatggagatggatggcaggagagagatcacttgatcattgcctgttaggttcacttcctctggggcacctggcattggtcactgtcggtagacaggatactgagttagatggacctttgttcttaacatcatttcgcttcaagttgcatttttcaggaacataactacaacgttaactGAGGGGTTCCTGTACTAAACTAGCAGATGCTGAGTTGAGGCATGagtgctaagccctgcccctcatcAGGAGCCCTGTACCTAGGTCCAGGCTGAAGTGAAATGCC encodes:
- the LOC120379879 gene encoding olfactory receptor 10C1-like: MRKNSSVIEFVILGFSNRPDTSSIYFVLFLCIYIITVLGNILIIIIINVDPSLHTPMYFFLRNLSFLEICYTSVTLPKVMSNLLSENKAISLAGCAVQMYFFLFFGVTECCLLASMAYDRYSAICKPLQYMTIMNKRVCIQLTGGSCICGTLVAVGHTTFIFTLPFCGSNVINHFFCEIQPVLKLVCGDTYWIEIQISVGAAFVLMMPFMLILVSYICIISTILKITSIQGRRKAFSTCSSHLIVVTLLYGTALIMYVRPKSSFSPDVNKLLSLFYSVGTPILNPIIYSLRNKEVKDALRKTGMNLCHPQK